CAGGGATCCTCCGGAGGATGTGAGTCAAGTCCCTGGAAAGCAGAAAAGGCCACGGAAGCTTGACCATTACCTCCCAGAGAGAAATCATCGATTTTTGAAAATTTGGCTAAAAAAATATCCTTGGCTTGTATATGATGAGTTATTAAATCTTATGTTCTGTGCCCTGTGTCGTAAGCATGGAGTGAAGTCGGGGGGAAGTCAGTTGAGTTTTTCTTATGGCACGGACAACTTTAGGACTGAATTTCTCAACGCACATCATCTCAGCGAGGCTCATGCCAAGGCTTCATTAATGGAAGCAACAAGTGGTTCTCCAGTGAATAGAGCCACCACCAACCTCATGGTGAGGACCATGAGCAAAGTCACCCTTGGGAGAGTAGAGAACTTATTCAGATCATGCCATGCTATTGCCAAGACTGGACGTCCCCTCAAAGATTTTATTTGGATGTGCAAATTGGATGATATGAAGGGCATTGATATTGGCCCAGTATTCAGAActaacaaatcagcaagaatatttacatattttattgctGAAGTAGAACGGAAACATCTAAgagagaaactagagaaaagtaaatttttctcTGTCATCAGTGATGGAATTATAGACAGTTTAATCAAGGAAGCCAAAATTGTCTATGTGCAGTTTGCACATGCAGGAAAAGTGCATTGTCAAATTGTTGGGGTACAGACAGTACAAAGGAAAGATCCTCTGGCAATAAAAAATGCCATTGAGAAAACTCTAGAGATAAATCTTCAACTTAGGCTGTCGAGCCAAGAGTGGGCAAAGAAACTGGTTGGTTTTGGAAGTGATGGCACCCCTGGCATAGAGGGAGAGAACAACAGCATAGCCCTGCTTTTAAGAGAAATTCAGCCATGTGTGCAGACTGTACATTGCTTTGCACATCACCTTGAATTGTCTTACAAGGTGGTGTTTCAGAGCGTTCCACTGTACAACGATGTCAAAGACCTTCTTCACAGCATTTATCACTTCTATCACAATTCTCCTCTTCATAAGAATTCTCTGATAACTGCTTTCAAAGACCTTCACCTTCGACCTGTGATGCCTTCTCAAATAGGAGGCAGGAGGTGGCTTCACGGATTACACACAGCCCTCCAGGACTTTCTCAAGGGATATCCCGCAATTGTCCAGCAACTGCGTTCAGTAAGTAATTTTGAAATACcgtattattttactttgtcaGAATAACAGGAAatactttttttagtttcttggaataataattttgagaaagatAACCACCATATTCCCAACCTGTTTTATAGGCAAGCAAAGGCAAAAGTGACAGCAGTCAACAGAAAGCCAAAGACCTTCTAGAATCCCTTCTCCAAGCCAACATTGTTaaatttgcccactttttgatggatGTCATTAATGTCCTTAGTATTCTGTCCCGTGTCAGTCAGAACAGAAATTCCTCAATTGCTGATATATTTTCCACCTTAGAGTCAACACTGGAAATGCTCCAAATGTATCAAACAAGGTGAGAGGTCAAGGTGATCTGAGGTCTGTCAAATCAGACAGTTTGACTTAGGGATTTATTTAagccaaatgctttttcatttaattctttacttggacaatttttttttcctcccagaccAGGGCCAAAAGAACGCAGGGTGAATCCAGTCACATATTTTCATGGTAACTGCCTCAGAggtaaagaaaacatttctgcCATGAGACGCATGGTTTTAACATGTCTTATCAAGAGGCTGCAAGGCTGTTTCAGAGATGCCAGCCAAGATGTGATGAGGGCCACCATGATTGGAAGCTTTAAGTTGTGGCCCACAAAGATAAATCAAGGTAACCTATATACACtgatattgtctatttttttttatttttaaaatttttttcagagacagggtctcattctgttggccaggctgggctcaaatgatgcttctgcctcagcctcctgaatagctgggactacaggtgcacaccaccatgcctagctagtttgtaaatgtttttgtagagatagggtcttgctatgttgcccaggctgggctcaatctcttgacctcaagcaatcctcctgcatcagtctCTCAAAGCCCTTAGATTATAGACATGAGCTGTCACTCTTGGTCCTCTAATTTTGAACCTATTATTCTTTGCTTGTCTTTATGAGTTTCTTTTATATGTGACTTTTCTTGTATATTGATTGCAGAATTTGGAGAAAGAGAGGTATCTATCCTGCTTGCACATTATGAACCAGTATTAGAAGCTGCCAATGTGAAACTCAATGAGGTGGACACTGAATGGGGCATGTTGAAATTAGAGATTTATGCCAGGTAAGCAAACAAGCAAGCTGAGGAAACTagttgatatttataaatatttggatAAAGCTTGGAAATCTCAACCTTTGACATTTTTCATCTTCCCTCCTAGATTTCAGAACATTCGAAAATTGACTTGGGATTTTGTAAATTCCATTTACTTACACAAGTATCCAAATATCCTGACACTAGTTGACCTAGTCCTGACGCTTCCTGCAAGTTCAGCTGAAGCAGAACGTGGCTTTAGTCAGATGAAACGGACCAAGTCACATATGCATGCTAAAATCGAGGATGAAAGTATGACGGATGCCTTGATCATTCATTTGAATTCTccagatattaataattttgaccCTAGGAAAGCTATTCATTTATGGAATACAAGAACACTATCTTCAACTGGTGACACAAGACCTAATTCAGATTGCTCATCAAACTCAGAAAGCCATTATGAAAGTGATTAGTTATGTGACAAATGTTGACATTGTTATCGGtcatagcaataaaataaaataaatgattttcaaaaacctaaaatttaaaagtaaaacattaacCTGTCTTCACATCAAACATAAGAGACATTTGGCATCTTCCAAACATACAGAGTAAAATTCCAAGATTAATTTTCCTGTAACTTTCTGGCTCTACTTATGTATTCACATGTTCTTTTGCATTCTTTGGATAGAGCTGTATGCTTCTAAACAATGGTTATTTTAATGTCATCTTTCTGAGAGTTATCACTAAGGGTGACTAGATTATAATTATGGTTTGAATTCTCTTAGGTTGGCATacaattaactatttttattagataattcTAAATGATAGTTACATTAGATAACTAATTTAGGGCCAGATTTAAAGAGAGCTTTTCTTGTTAtccataaacaaaatttataagaGAATCTATTTATGTTATTGTATTAGGTATGAAATTATATCACTACGTGCCGTGGCCATTTAAGTAACAagatcaaatattaaaatagttttcacaTTTCATACTAAGAGCCTGAGATAATAAATTCATATGTAAACTGAAAGTATTTTCTtaacaacattttgttttatgctGTATCCATTAGAGACAGTGGAAACATTTGCAActttccagaattttaaaatactttgaatataCTCGTGGTTTCAGTAGACTTTATTTATGATTGTATCTTGAGAAACATGACTTATTTGTGTCTAACCTGTCTGAAAACCAGGATGGTATCCTATAAAGCTTAGTTTACTAGAAATTCTACtacctggaaaatattttcatctctatAAAATTGGTTACTCAGATTTGATTGAAAAGGATacagaatttatttctgaatagCCTACTAGATGGCCTATtatatcaaagaaagaaagatcccGTTCGTGCTACCCAGAAAATTATCTtccaaatatcaaaattttatatttggcttGAAACATTGGCATTATAAAAGGATTATTGCATTTCTCTAGAGGTTAGAGGAAATGATAAACTTCATGTGGACTTTTAGGAATGCTAAAAACTTAgatgtaaaaagaaaactttgggatACTATGTCTATGTTtcactctttttatttctaaacaaagAAGAATATCTATGTACTCTGGACGTGAAATATACCTGGATACACATTAGGAGTCTTTCCTGACTCTGGAAGGTATCTCTGCTTTGTGGGTTAGCCAGACATGTTTTTaagcatattcattcattttgttttcctatttctttttagaTGCATGTGCATGCAATTTGAAAGTAGATATCTCTTTTAGATAGGGTTAAGTAGATTAGTGTATAAGAGGAAAGCATTTAAACGGTTAGTGATCTTTTAGGAAATATTGAGCCAATTAGATGATTATATTAGTACTTTCAATCCAGTAATTTAACAATTCATATATCCTTATGTctacaaaagcaaatatattctGATCTAAAGGGCAAAAAGGAGGATGAATGTGTTACCTTGATTGCAGTGGTGATATGTATGCATTTGAAACACCTTTATCTCacatttaccaaaatatattACTCTTGTGCCCTACTCTATATAGGAAAccttagagtaatatttttaaaacttcaggcTATTTTAAGTAAAAGATCAAATAAAACTCTAATTACCGTTTAACAATTTTTCCCaatctgaaataaattattactaAACCAAAAAAGGTATTTTGAGTCAGTTGAGAAACAATAATGAAAGCGCATCAGGAagttgattattatttttatgttttcaaaatggcTTCTGTTTCTCTAAAGTTTACAGTttcaaataatatgaataaagtgATTATACAAATACCCATGATTTCTTctattttagcaaaagaaaaaaaagccctgtcatataatataaatgacaaaatatttttc
The Microcebus murinus isolate Inina chromosome 11, M.murinus_Inina_mat1.0, whole genome shotgun sequence genome window above contains:
- the LOC142873719 gene encoding zinc finger protein 862-like: MFCALCRKHGVKSGGSQLSFSYGTDNFRTEFLNAHHLSEAHAKASLMEATSGSPVNRATTNLMVRTMSKVTLGRVENLFRSCHAIAKTGRPLKDFIWMCKLDDMKGIDIGPVFRTNKSARIFTYFIAEVERKHLREKLEKSKFFSVISDGIIDSLIKEAKIVYVQFAHAGKVHCQIVGVQTVQRKDPLAIKNAIEKTLEINLQLRLSSQEWAKKLVGFGSDGTPGIEGENNSIALLLREIQPCVQTVHCFAHHLELSYKVVFQSVPLYNDVKDLLHSIYHFYHNSPLHKNSLITAFKDLHLRPVMPSQIGGRRWLHGLHTALQDFLKGYPAIVQQLRSASKGKSDSSQQKAKDLLESLLQANIVKFAHFLMDVINVLSILSRVSQNRNSSIADIFSTLESTLEMLQMYQTRPGPKERRVNPVTYFHGNCLRGKENISAMRRMVLTCLIKRLQGCFRDASQDVMRATMIGSFKLWPTKINQEFGEREVSILLAHYEPVLEAANVKLNEVDTEWGMLKLEIYARFQNIRKLTWDFVNSIYLHKYPNILTLVDLVLTLPASSAEAERGFSQMKRTKSHMHAKIEDESMTDALIIHLNSPDINNFDPRKAIHLWNTRTLSSTGDTRPNSDCSSNSESHYESD